In one Oryza glaberrima chromosome 2, OglaRS2, whole genome shotgun sequence genomic region, the following are encoded:
- the LOC127762297 gene encoding peptidyl-prolyl cis-trans isomerase CYP95 isoform X3: protein MANAGPNTNGSQFFITFKHNSRLDRKSTVFGKLILGNDVLKRIEYVDVHGAGSTPVVPVRIVDCGELVDGKCLGSITVENDKKRSVKSKLSKDESSDEENNEGKRKRHHKKSSRRRRKKKRYSSSESESSSESESELSDSDSESDTCSSDSSDLSSSSDDRRRRRKRHSKKDKHKRGKRKRDRRRERKRRKRDRKSKQKSKRMLESDSETGNVSDSSLEDDKSKRHHRGRKSKASSQVSGENHTALAALKDAASTQQKSATPRSLAQEDKSPKENGDTRTNGVTESKTERNADIALTSNRSKSRSQSMSANHSMSKSMSISPRRSPVKRSAISPKISLISRSPDVQGHGRSPVRAPERSESRSPPREKSISMSPQRRSARRSKSRSPLREKSVSMSPRRSMSKSLPRSVSRSPVARRSRSPVKARTRSISRSSARSLQRRSRSRSLERSPVRKSVSRSPPTMDKGRSISRTSGRLPLRRSISRSPDRPYRRIPSRSPRKNTRRSISRSPVRLSKRSISPVRGGRSRRSVSRSASPPRRAISPAQNHGRSPSRSPSPDGSKRVRRGRGFTHRYSFARQYRSPSPDPSFRYGGRGDRDRHMSYRGSRQRSPPRRYRSSPLRGRASPRPNRYRRRSRSISRSPVYRDRGRGGGRSRSPVRSRSPAGGKLRSHGDRSRSMSRSRSLSGSRSRSPPPIHNRSPLASLSPKRESNAKSRSPSASSEGKKGLVSYGDGSPDSAGK from the exons ATGGCAAATGCTGGACCTAACACCAATGGGTCACAGTTCTTCATAACCTTCAAACATAATTCTCGTCTTGACAG AAAGAGCACTGTTTTTGGTAAGCTTATTCTTGGAAATGATGTGCTGAAGAGAATCGAATATGTTGATGTGCATGGTGCTGGTTCCACACCTGTTGTTCCAGTAAGAATAGTGGACTGTGGAGAGCTCGTTGATGGTAAATGTCTTGGATCCATCACGGTTGAAAACG ATAAAAAGAGATCTGTGAAATCAAAGTTATCCAAGGATGAATCTTCTGATGAGGAAAATAATGAAGGAAAACGCAAGAGACACCACAAGAAATcttcgaggaggagaaggaagaagaagagatattCTTCTTCAGAATCGGAGAGCTCATCTGAGTCGGAGTCTGAGTTGTCTGACTCTGATAGTGAGTCTGATACTTGCTCCAGTGACTCATCTGATCTCAGCAGCTCAAGTGATGATAGACGAAGGCGCAGAAAGAGACACTCCAAGAAGGATAAACACAAGCGTGGAAAAAGAAAGCGTGATCGTAGGCGTGAGAGAAAGCGCAGAAAGCGTGACAGGAAGTCAAAGCAAAAGTCAAAAAG AATGTTAGAGAGTGATAGTGAAACCGGAAATGTGAGTGACAGCAGCTTGGAGGATGATAAAAGTAAGCGGCACCATCGTGGACGGAAGTCTAAGGcctcatcccaagtttcag GTGAAAATCACACAGCATTAGCTGCTTTGAAGGATGCCGCTTCAACTCAACAAAAGAGTGCAACGCCAAGGAGTCTAGCTCAAGAAGACAAATCTCCAAAGGAGAATGGAGATACCCGTACAAATGGTGTTACTGAATCAAAAACTGAAAGGAATGCCGATATTGCTCTAACCAGCAATCGAAGCAAATCTAG GAGCCAGAGCATGAGTGCTAACCACTCAATGAGCAAGAGTATGAGTATCAGTCCAAGGAGAAGCCCAGTCAAAAGGTCAGCCATCAGCCCGAAGATATCATTGATAAGCAGGAGTCCTGATGTCCAAGGCCATGGTAGAAGTCCTGTCCGTGCTCCTGAAAGAAGTGAAAGCAGGAGCCCACCTCGAGAGAAGAGCATCAGCATGAGCCCTCAGAGAAGAAGTGCGAGAAGAAGTAAAAGCAGGAGCCCACTCCGAGAGAAGAGCGTCAGTATGAGCCCTCGTAGAAGCATGAGCAAGAGTCTCCCTAGAAGTGTAAGCAGAAGCCCTGTTGCTCGCAGGAGCAGGAGTCCTGTTAAAGCTCGAACTAGAAGCATCAGCAGGAGCTCAGCTAGGTCTTTGCAGCGCAGGAGTCGAAGTAGGAGTCTGGAAAGATCTCCTGTACGTAAAAGCGTCAGCCGAAGCCCTCCAACTATGGACAAGGGAAGAAGCATTAGCCGAACCTCTGGAAGATTACCATTGCGAAGGAGTATTAGCCGGAGCCCAGATAGGCCTTATAGGAGGATTCCAAGCAGAAGTCCTCGAAAGAACACTCGAAGAAGCATCAGCAGAAGCCCAGTTAGACTATCTAAAAGGAGTATCAGCCCTGTAAGAGGTGGTCGGTCTCGCAGGAGTGTCAGCAGAAGTGCCAGCCCACCTCGCAGGGCAATATCACCTGCACAAAATCATGGTAGGAGCCCATCCAGGAGTCCCTCTCCTGATGGGTCAAAGCGGGTAAGAAGGGGGCGGGGTTTTACTCATCGTTACTCATTTGCAAGACAATACCGCTCACCTTCTCCTGATCCTTCATTCCGTTATGGTGGAAGAGGTGATCGTGACAG ACACATGAGTTATCGAGGCTCCCGTCAGCGATCGCCTCCTAGACGGTATAGAAGCAGCCCACTTAGAGGACGAGCATCACCAAG GCCTAACAGGTACAGGAGGAGGAGCCGAAGCATCTCACGAAGTCCTGTTTATCGAGACAGAGGAAGGGGAGGTGGACGCAGCAGGAGTCCTGTGCGCAGCCGCTCTCCTGCTGGTGGGAAACTAAGGTCGCATGGTGATCGCTCGCGTTCAATGTCAAGGAGCAGGAGCCTGTCTGGGTCAAGATCAAGGTCTCCACCACCAATACACAATCGCTCCCCACTTGCTTCCCTGTCCCCAAAGCGAGAGAGTAATGCGAAGTCCCGGTCACCCTCTGCCAGTTCTGAAGGGAAGAAAGGTTTGGTTTCGTATGGAGATGGTTCCCCTGATTCTGCTGGGAAGTAG
- the LOC127763507 gene encoding (6-4)DNA photolyase isoform X2, translated as MDAAATAATATAAAAMVWFRKGLRVHDNPALDAARRGGAAARLYPVFVLDPRYLRPDQAAPSPGSARAGVARVRFLLESLSDLDARLRRLGSRLLLLRARDDGDVACTVCAALKDWNIGKLCFESDTEPYALARDKKVMDFAAASGIDVFSPVSHTLFDPAEIIEKNGGRPPMTYQSFVAIAGEPPEPIMEEYSELPPVGDTGEYELLPVPRVEELGYGDISQEDLSPFRGGETEALKRMRESLHDKEWVAKFEKPKGDPSAFLKPATTVLSPYLKFGCLSSRYFYHCIQDVYRSTKKHTNPPVSLTGQLLWRDFFYTVAFGTPNFDQMKGNKICKQIPWTENEELFPAWRDGRTGYPWIDAIMIQFIHWEKGRDVFERLLIDSDWAINNGNWMWLSCSSFFYQYHRIYSPTSFGKKYDPNGNYIRHFIPVLKDMPKEYIYEPWTAPLSIQKKANCIIGKDYPKPVVDHAIASKECKKMMGEAYASNRLDDDKPDKGKSSNSSRRKLSAGSQVTPNSSKTKQLKRSS; from the exons atggacgccgccgcgaccgccgcgacggcgacggccgccgctGCGATGGTGTGGTTCAGGAAGGGGCTGCGCGTGCACGACAACCCGGCGCTGGACGCggcccggcgcggcggcgccgccgcgcggctgTACCCAGTGTTCGTGCTCGACCCGCGGTACCTCCGCCCCGACCAGGCCGCGCCGTCCCCGGGCTCCGCGCGCGCCGGGGTCGCCCGCGTCCGCTTCCTCCTCGAGAGCCTCTCCGACCTCGacgcgcgcctccgccgcctcggctcccgcctcctcctcctccgcgcccgcgacgacggcgacgtcgccTGCACCGTCTGCGCCGCCCTCAAGGAC TGGAACATTGGGAAGCTGTGCTTCGAGTCCGACACCGAGCCGTACGCTCTGGCCCGCGACAAGAAGGTCATG GATTTCGCGGCTGCGTCAGGGATCGATGTGTTCTCGCCGGTGAGCCACACCCTATTTGATCCAGCAGAAATCATAGAGAAG AATGGGGGTCGGCCGCCGATGACATACCAGTCGTTCGTGGCCATCGCCGGCGAGCCACCGGAGCCAATTATGGAGGAGTACTCCGAGCTGCCACCGGTTGGAGATACCGGGGAGTATGAATTGTTGCCAGTGCCCAGAGTGGAGGAGCTTGGGTATGGGGATATCAGCCAG GAGGATCTTTCGCCGTTCCGAGGCGGCGAGACAGAAGCCCTGAAGAGGATGAGAGAATCGCTTCATGATAAG GAGTGGGTCGCCAAATTTGAGAAACCTAAGGGTGACCCGTCTGCATTCCTGAAACCTGCAACGACTGTCCTGTCACCATATCTGAAA TTTGGTTGCCTGTCGTCAAGGTATTTTTACCACTGCATTCAGGATGTTTACAGGAGTACAAAAAAACATACAAATCCACCTGTTTCATTGACTGGCCAg TTGCTGTGGAGGGACTTTTTCTACACAGTGGCCTTTGGCACTCCTAATTTTGATCAAATGAAAGGAAACAAAATATGCAAACAG ATTCCATGGACAGAGAACGAAGAGCTATTTCCTGCGTGGAGGGACGGTCGGACAGGATATCCTTGGATTGATGCCATCATGATTCAG TTTATCCACTGGGAGAAAGGTCGTGATGTCTTTGAAAGGCTACTGATAGATTCTGACTGGGCTATTAACAATGGCAACTGGATGTGGCTCTCCTGTTCATCCTTCTTTTACCAG taTCACAGAATTTATTCCCCAACCTCTTTCGGAAAGAAGTATGATCCTAACGGAAACTACATCAGGCATTTCATCCCGGTGCTGAAAG ACATGCCCAAGGAGTACATCTATGAACCTTGGACTGCACCCCTCAGCATTCAGAAGAAAGCAAACTGCATAATTGGCAAAGACTACCCAAAACCAG TGGTTGATCATGCGATTGCAAGCAAAGAATGCAAGAAGATGATGGGAGAAGCTTATGCGTCTAACCGCCTCGATGACGATAAGCCTGACAAAGGGAAATCCTCCAATTCTTCGCGAAGAAAGCTGTCTGCTGGCAGCCAAGTGACCCCTAACTCATCCAAGACTAAACAACTGAAAAGAAGCAGCTGA
- the LOC127763507 gene encoding (6-4)DNA photolyase isoform X1: MDAAATAATATAAAAMVWFRKGLRVHDNPALDAARRGGAAARLYPVFVLDPRYLRPDQAAPSPGSARAGVARVRFLLESLSDLDARLRRLGSRLLLLRARDDGDVACTVCAALKDWNIGKLCFESDTEPYALARDKKVMDFAAASGIDVFSPVSHTLFDPAEIIEKNGGRPPMTYQSFVAIAGEPPEPIMEEYSELPPVGDTGEYELLPVPRVEELGYGDISQEDLSPFRGGETEALKRMRESLHDKEWVAKFEKPKGDPSAFLKPATTVLSPYLKFGCLSSRYFYHCIQDVYRSTKKHTNPPVSLTGQLLWRDFFYTVAFGTPNFDQMKGNKICKQIPWTENEELFPAWRDGRTGYPWIDAIMIQLRKWGWMHHLARHSVACFLTRGDLFIHWEKGRDVFERLLIDSDWAINNGNWMWLSCSSFFYQYHRIYSPTSFGKKYDPNGNYIRHFIPVLKDMPKEYIYEPWTAPLSIQKKANCIIGKDYPKPVVDHAIASKECKKMMGEAYASNRLDDDKPDKGKSSNSSRRKLSAGSQVTPNSSKTKQLKRSS; this comes from the exons atggacgccgccgcgaccgccgcgacggcgacggccgccgctGCGATGGTGTGGTTCAGGAAGGGGCTGCGCGTGCACGACAACCCGGCGCTGGACGCggcccggcgcggcggcgccgccgcgcggctgTACCCAGTGTTCGTGCTCGACCCGCGGTACCTCCGCCCCGACCAGGCCGCGCCGTCCCCGGGCTCCGCGCGCGCCGGGGTCGCCCGCGTCCGCTTCCTCCTCGAGAGCCTCTCCGACCTCGacgcgcgcctccgccgcctcggctcccgcctcctcctcctccgcgcccgcgacgacggcgacgtcgccTGCACCGTCTGCGCCGCCCTCAAGGAC TGGAACATTGGGAAGCTGTGCTTCGAGTCCGACACCGAGCCGTACGCTCTGGCCCGCGACAAGAAGGTCATG GATTTCGCGGCTGCGTCAGGGATCGATGTGTTCTCGCCGGTGAGCCACACCCTATTTGATCCAGCAGAAATCATAGAGAAG AATGGGGGTCGGCCGCCGATGACATACCAGTCGTTCGTGGCCATCGCCGGCGAGCCACCGGAGCCAATTATGGAGGAGTACTCCGAGCTGCCACCGGTTGGAGATACCGGGGAGTATGAATTGTTGCCAGTGCCCAGAGTGGAGGAGCTTGGGTATGGGGATATCAGCCAG GAGGATCTTTCGCCGTTCCGAGGCGGCGAGACAGAAGCCCTGAAGAGGATGAGAGAATCGCTTCATGATAAG GAGTGGGTCGCCAAATTTGAGAAACCTAAGGGTGACCCGTCTGCATTCCTGAAACCTGCAACGACTGTCCTGTCACCATATCTGAAA TTTGGTTGCCTGTCGTCAAGGTATTTTTACCACTGCATTCAGGATGTTTACAGGAGTACAAAAAAACATACAAATCCACCTGTTTCATTGACTGGCCAg TTGCTGTGGAGGGACTTTTTCTACACAGTGGCCTTTGGCACTCCTAATTTTGATCAAATGAAAGGAAACAAAATATGCAAACAG ATTCCATGGACAGAGAACGAAGAGCTATTTCCTGCGTGGAGGGACGGTCGGACAGGATATCCTTGGATTGATGCCATCATGATTCAG CTGAGGAAGTGGGGTTGGATGCATCATCTTGCACGCCACTCTGTTGCTTGTTTTCTAACACGGGGTGATCTG TTTATCCACTGGGAGAAAGGTCGTGATGTCTTTGAAAGGCTACTGATAGATTCTGACTGGGCTATTAACAATGGCAACTGGATGTGGCTCTCCTGTTCATCCTTCTTTTACCAG taTCACAGAATTTATTCCCCAACCTCTTTCGGAAAGAAGTATGATCCTAACGGAAACTACATCAGGCATTTCATCCCGGTGCTGAAAG ACATGCCCAAGGAGTACATCTATGAACCTTGGACTGCACCCCTCAGCATTCAGAAGAAAGCAAACTGCATAATTGGCAAAGACTACCCAAAACCAG TGGTTGATCATGCGATTGCAAGCAAAGAATGCAAGAAGATGATGGGAGAAGCTTATGCGTCTAACCGCCTCGATGACGATAAGCCTGACAAAGGGAAATCCTCCAATTCTTCGCGAAGAAAGCTGTCTGCTGGCAGCCAAGTGACCCCTAACTCATCCAAGACTAAACAACTGAAAAGAAGCAGCTGA
- the LOC127762297 gene encoding peptidyl-prolyl cis-trans isomerase CYP95 isoform X1, producing MAKKKNPIVFMDVSIGDEPDERMVFELFADVAPRTAENFRALCTGEMGIGQTSKKPLYYKGSLFHRVIKGFMAQGGDFSNGDGSGGESIYGGTFEDENFVLRHDERGLLSMANAGPNTNGSQFFITFKHNSRLDRKSTVFGKLILGNDVLKRIEYVDVHGAGSTPVVPVRIVDCGELVDGKCLGSITVENDKKRSVKSKLSKDESSDEENNEGKRKRHHKKSSRRRRKKKRYSSSESESSSESESELSDSDSESDTCSSDSSDLSSSSDDRRRRRKRHSKKDKHKRGKRKRDRRRERKRRKRDRKSKQKSKRMLESDSETGNVSDSSLEDDKSKRHHRGRKSKASSQVSGENHTALAALKDAASTQQKSATPRSLAQEDKSPKENGDTRTNGVTESKTERNADIALTSNRSKSRSQSMSANHSMSKSMSISPRRSPVKRSAISPKISLISRSPDVQGHGRSPVRAPERSESRSPPREKSISMSPQRRSARRSKSRSPLREKSVSMSPRRSMSKSLPRSVSRSPVARRSRSPVKARTRSISRSSARSLQRRSRSRSLERSPVRKSVSRSPPTMDKGRSISRTSGRLPLRRSISRSPDRPYRRIPSRSPRKNTRRSISRSPVRLSKRSISPVRGGRSRRSVSRSASPPRRAISPAQNHGRSPSRSPSPDGSKRVRRGRGFTHRYSFARQYRSPSPDPSFRYGGRGDRDRHMSYRGSRQRSPPRRYRSSPLRGRASPRPNRYRRRSRSISRSPVYRDRGRGGGRSRSPVRSRSPAGGKLRSHGDRSRSMSRSRSLSGSRSRSPPPIHNRSPLASLSPKRESNAKSRSPSASSEGKKGLVSYGDGSPDSAGK from the exons GTGAGATGGGAATTGGACAAACATCTAAGAAGCCATTATACTATAAGGGATCACTCTTCCACCGTGTAATCAAGGGGTTCATGGCACAA ggtgGTGACTTCTCAAATGGCGATG GATCTGGTGGAGAAAGTATATATGGTGGAACATTCGAAG ATGAAAACTTTGTCCTACGCCATGATGAACGTGGTCTCCTGTCAATGGCAAATGCTGGACCTAACACCAATGGGTCACAGTTCTTCATAACCTTCAAACATAATTCTCGTCTTGACAG AAAGAGCACTGTTTTTGGTAAGCTTATTCTTGGAAATGATGTGCTGAAGAGAATCGAATATGTTGATGTGCATGGTGCTGGTTCCACACCTGTTGTTCCAGTAAGAATAGTGGACTGTGGAGAGCTCGTTGATGGTAAATGTCTTGGATCCATCACGGTTGAAAACG ATAAAAAGAGATCTGTGAAATCAAAGTTATCCAAGGATGAATCTTCTGATGAGGAAAATAATGAAGGAAAACGCAAGAGACACCACAAGAAATcttcgaggaggagaaggaagaagaagagatattCTTCTTCAGAATCGGAGAGCTCATCTGAGTCGGAGTCTGAGTTGTCTGACTCTGATAGTGAGTCTGATACTTGCTCCAGTGACTCATCTGATCTCAGCAGCTCAAGTGATGATAGACGAAGGCGCAGAAAGAGACACTCCAAGAAGGATAAACACAAGCGTGGAAAAAGAAAGCGTGATCGTAGGCGTGAGAGAAAGCGCAGAAAGCGTGACAGGAAGTCAAAGCAAAAGTCAAAAAG AATGTTAGAGAGTGATAGTGAAACCGGAAATGTGAGTGACAGCAGCTTGGAGGATGATAAAAGTAAGCGGCACCATCGTGGACGGAAGTCTAAGGcctcatcccaagtttcag GTGAAAATCACACAGCATTAGCTGCTTTGAAGGATGCCGCTTCAACTCAACAAAAGAGTGCAACGCCAAGGAGTCTAGCTCAAGAAGACAAATCTCCAAAGGAGAATGGAGATACCCGTACAAATGGTGTTACTGAATCAAAAACTGAAAGGAATGCCGATATTGCTCTAACCAGCAATCGAAGCAAATCTAG GAGCCAGAGCATGAGTGCTAACCACTCAATGAGCAAGAGTATGAGTATCAGTCCAAGGAGAAGCCCAGTCAAAAGGTCAGCCATCAGCCCGAAGATATCATTGATAAGCAGGAGTCCTGATGTCCAAGGCCATGGTAGAAGTCCTGTCCGTGCTCCTGAAAGAAGTGAAAGCAGGAGCCCACCTCGAGAGAAGAGCATCAGCATGAGCCCTCAGAGAAGAAGTGCGAGAAGAAGTAAAAGCAGGAGCCCACTCCGAGAGAAGAGCGTCAGTATGAGCCCTCGTAGAAGCATGAGCAAGAGTCTCCCTAGAAGTGTAAGCAGAAGCCCTGTTGCTCGCAGGAGCAGGAGTCCTGTTAAAGCTCGAACTAGAAGCATCAGCAGGAGCTCAGCTAGGTCTTTGCAGCGCAGGAGTCGAAGTAGGAGTCTGGAAAGATCTCCTGTACGTAAAAGCGTCAGCCGAAGCCCTCCAACTATGGACAAGGGAAGAAGCATTAGCCGAACCTCTGGAAGATTACCATTGCGAAGGAGTATTAGCCGGAGCCCAGATAGGCCTTATAGGAGGATTCCAAGCAGAAGTCCTCGAAAGAACACTCGAAGAAGCATCAGCAGAAGCCCAGTTAGACTATCTAAAAGGAGTATCAGCCCTGTAAGAGGTGGTCGGTCTCGCAGGAGTGTCAGCAGAAGTGCCAGCCCACCTCGCAGGGCAATATCACCTGCACAAAATCATGGTAGGAGCCCATCCAGGAGTCCCTCTCCTGATGGGTCAAAGCGGGTAAGAAGGGGGCGGGGTTTTACTCATCGTTACTCATTTGCAAGACAATACCGCTCACCTTCTCCTGATCCTTCATTCCGTTATGGTGGAAGAGGTGATCGTGACAG ACACATGAGTTATCGAGGCTCCCGTCAGCGATCGCCTCCTAGACGGTATAGAAGCAGCCCACTTAGAGGACGAGCATCACCAAG GCCTAACAGGTACAGGAGGAGGAGCCGAAGCATCTCACGAAGTCCTGTTTATCGAGACAGAGGAAGGGGAGGTGGACGCAGCAGGAGTCCTGTGCGCAGCCGCTCTCCTGCTGGTGGGAAACTAAGGTCGCATGGTGATCGCTCGCGTTCAATGTCAAGGAGCAGGAGCCTGTCTGGGTCAAGATCAAGGTCTCCACCACCAATACACAATCGCTCCCCACTTGCTTCCCTGTCCCCAAAGCGAGAGAGTAATGCGAAGTCCCGGTCACCCTCTGCCAGTTCTGAAGGGAAGAAAGGTTTGGTTTCGTATGGAGATGGTTCCCCTGATTCTGCTGGGAAGTAG
- the LOC127762297 gene encoding peptidyl-prolyl cis-trans isomerase CYP95 isoform X2: MAKKKNPIVFMDVSIGDEPDERMVFELFADVAPRTAENFRALCTGEMGIGQTSKKPLYYKGSLFHRVIKGFMAQGGDFSNGDGSGGESIYGGTFEDENFVLRHDERGLLSMANAGPNTNGSQFFITFKHNSRLDRKSTVFGKLILGNDVLKRIEYVDVHGAGSTPVVPVRIVDCGELVDGKCLGSITVENDKKRSVKSKLSKDESSDEENNEGKRKRHHKKSSRRRRKKKRYSSSESESSSESESELSDSDSESDTCSSDSSDLSSSSDDRRRRRKRHSKKDKHKRGKRKRDRRRERKRRKRDRKSKQKSKRMLESDSETGNVSDSSLEDDKSKRHHRGRKSKASSQVSGENHTALAALKDAASTQQKSATPRSLAQEDKSPKENGDTRTNGVTESKTERNADIALTSNRSKSRSQSMSANHSMSKSMSISPRRSPVKRSAISPKISLISRSPDVQGHGRSPVRAPERSESRSPPREKSISMSPQRRSARRSKSRSPLREKSVSMSPRRSMSKSLPRSVSRSPVARRSRSPVKARTRSISRSSARSLQRRSRSRSLERSPVRKSVSRSPPTMDKGRSISRTSGRLPLRRSISRSPDRPYRRIPSRSPRKNTRRSISRSPVRLSKRSISPVRGGRSRRSVSRSASPPRRAISPAQNHGRSPSRSPSPDGSKRVRRGRGFTHRYSFARQYRSPSPDPSFRYGGRGDRDRHMSYRGSRQRSPPRRYRSSPLRGRASPRYRRRSRSISRSPVYRDRGRGGGRSRSPVRSRSPAGGKLRSHGDRSRSMSRSRSLSGSRSRSPPPIHNRSPLASLSPKRESNAKSRSPSASSEGKKGLVSYGDGSPDSAGK; encoded by the exons GTGAGATGGGAATTGGACAAACATCTAAGAAGCCATTATACTATAAGGGATCACTCTTCCACCGTGTAATCAAGGGGTTCATGGCACAA ggtgGTGACTTCTCAAATGGCGATG GATCTGGTGGAGAAAGTATATATGGTGGAACATTCGAAG ATGAAAACTTTGTCCTACGCCATGATGAACGTGGTCTCCTGTCAATGGCAAATGCTGGACCTAACACCAATGGGTCACAGTTCTTCATAACCTTCAAACATAATTCTCGTCTTGACAG AAAGAGCACTGTTTTTGGTAAGCTTATTCTTGGAAATGATGTGCTGAAGAGAATCGAATATGTTGATGTGCATGGTGCTGGTTCCACACCTGTTGTTCCAGTAAGAATAGTGGACTGTGGAGAGCTCGTTGATGGTAAATGTCTTGGATCCATCACGGTTGAAAACG ATAAAAAGAGATCTGTGAAATCAAAGTTATCCAAGGATGAATCTTCTGATGAGGAAAATAATGAAGGAAAACGCAAGAGACACCACAAGAAATcttcgaggaggagaaggaagaagaagagatattCTTCTTCAGAATCGGAGAGCTCATCTGAGTCGGAGTCTGAGTTGTCTGACTCTGATAGTGAGTCTGATACTTGCTCCAGTGACTCATCTGATCTCAGCAGCTCAAGTGATGATAGACGAAGGCGCAGAAAGAGACACTCCAAGAAGGATAAACACAAGCGTGGAAAAAGAAAGCGTGATCGTAGGCGTGAGAGAAAGCGCAGAAAGCGTGACAGGAAGTCAAAGCAAAAGTCAAAAAG AATGTTAGAGAGTGATAGTGAAACCGGAAATGTGAGTGACAGCAGCTTGGAGGATGATAAAAGTAAGCGGCACCATCGTGGACGGAAGTCTAAGGcctcatcccaagtttcag GTGAAAATCACACAGCATTAGCTGCTTTGAAGGATGCCGCTTCAACTCAACAAAAGAGTGCAACGCCAAGGAGTCTAGCTCAAGAAGACAAATCTCCAAAGGAGAATGGAGATACCCGTACAAATGGTGTTACTGAATCAAAAACTGAAAGGAATGCCGATATTGCTCTAACCAGCAATCGAAGCAAATCTAG GAGCCAGAGCATGAGTGCTAACCACTCAATGAGCAAGAGTATGAGTATCAGTCCAAGGAGAAGCCCAGTCAAAAGGTCAGCCATCAGCCCGAAGATATCATTGATAAGCAGGAGTCCTGATGTCCAAGGCCATGGTAGAAGTCCTGTCCGTGCTCCTGAAAGAAGTGAAAGCAGGAGCCCACCTCGAGAGAAGAGCATCAGCATGAGCCCTCAGAGAAGAAGTGCGAGAAGAAGTAAAAGCAGGAGCCCACTCCGAGAGAAGAGCGTCAGTATGAGCCCTCGTAGAAGCATGAGCAAGAGTCTCCCTAGAAGTGTAAGCAGAAGCCCTGTTGCTCGCAGGAGCAGGAGTCCTGTTAAAGCTCGAACTAGAAGCATCAGCAGGAGCTCAGCTAGGTCTTTGCAGCGCAGGAGTCGAAGTAGGAGTCTGGAAAGATCTCCTGTACGTAAAAGCGTCAGCCGAAGCCCTCCAACTATGGACAAGGGAAGAAGCATTAGCCGAACCTCTGGAAGATTACCATTGCGAAGGAGTATTAGCCGGAGCCCAGATAGGCCTTATAGGAGGATTCCAAGCAGAAGTCCTCGAAAGAACACTCGAAGAAGCATCAGCAGAAGCCCAGTTAGACTATCTAAAAGGAGTATCAGCCCTGTAAGAGGTGGTCGGTCTCGCAGGAGTGTCAGCAGAAGTGCCAGCCCACCTCGCAGGGCAATATCACCTGCACAAAATCATGGTAGGAGCCCATCCAGGAGTCCCTCTCCTGATGGGTCAAAGCGGGTAAGAAGGGGGCGGGGTTTTACTCATCGTTACTCATTTGCAAGACAATACCGCTCACCTTCTCCTGATCCTTCATTCCGTTATGGTGGAAGAGGTGATCGTGACAG ACACATGAGTTATCGAGGCTCCCGTCAGCGATCGCCTCCTAGACGGTATAGAAGCAGCCCACTTAGAGGACGAGCATCACCAAG GTACAGGAGGAGGAGCCGAAGCATCTCACGAAGTCCTGTTTATCGAGACAGAGGAAGGGGAGGTGGACGCAGCAGGAGTCCTGTGCGCAGCCGCTCTCCTGCTGGTGGGAAACTAAGGTCGCATGGTGATCGCTCGCGTTCAATGTCAAGGAGCAGGAGCCTGTCTGGGTCAAGATCAAGGTCTCCACCACCAATACACAATCGCTCCCCACTTGCTTCCCTGTCCCCAAAGCGAGAGAGTAATGCGAAGTCCCGGTCACCCTCTGCCAGTTCTGAAGGGAAGAAAGGTTTGGTTTCGTATGGAGATGGTTCCCCTGATTCTGCTGGGAAGTAG